From the Salmo trutta chromosome 30, fSalTru1.1, whole genome shotgun sequence genome, one window contains:
- the LOC115168159 gene encoding protein-glutamine gamma-glutamyltransferase 5, which yields MLTMRYTHQQQTDLRLKHVNLEVHDNHTAHQTLGLSSRHLVVRRGRPFKVTMLLHGRVFNPQRETLIFTALLGGMSVEIPVMLSKDESISRWSAHIHPGERHSQPVTVHVCSPAKAPVGLYDLQVHIVCLDGQRSFAIGSFVLLCNPWLQYDAVYIPFEDQRNEYVKNDFGILYMGTPHNVISRPWSFGQYEQGILEICLNILQVSPQHSKDKQGDYLLRADPVYISRVVCAMVNCEDDRGVLKGNWSGNFKYGFNPTQWTGSADILKLWGRSNFSPVRYGQCWVFASVMCTVMRVLGIPSRVVTIFNSAHDTNGNLVIEEYYTNTGEKISMSKDSIWNFHVWVECWMSRPDLGPGFDGWQVLDPTPQEKSGGIFCCGPCPVKGIRKKRYDALYDAPFIYASVNADVVTVIVRDGLVLGRSVDTQRVGSHILTKNVGSDGPQSLTCAYKCNESTHATCERATVQSLEVSLKIEKVPTMGENICLFITVTNRANVPKVLKEHVNAQTKEYNGSPQGTFWEANKQLHIAPCAVLSVHHQIPYSEYENMLVGEGLLNVAVVIKDERTKERVLASEEFNITAPQISIEVIGGDNIQQKKEHSALVSFTNGFTMPLSSAVLTVEGSGLMEGKDQTKVYLLQPGQTIEKKVSFTPTTTGTKLLQASLAYNNSPTAIRSFQKVSVFA from the exons ATGCTCACCATGCGATACACACACCAGCAGCAAACAg ATCTGAGGCTGAAGCATGTCAATCTGGAGGTCCATGACAACCACACGGCCCACCAGACACTGGGCCTGAGCTCCAGGCACCTGGTGGTACGGCGCGGGAGGCCTTTCAAAGTCACCATGCTGTTACATGGAAGAGTGTTCAACCCACAGAGGGAGACACTCATCTTTACTGCCCTGCTAG GTGGGATGTCTGTTGAAATCCCTGTCATGTTGTCGAAGGATGAGTCTATTTCTCGGTGGAGTGCCCATATCCACCCAGGGGAGAGGCATTCTCAGCCGGTTACTGTCCACGTCTGCTCCCCTGCTAAGGCTCCTGTGGGACTCTACGACCTCCAAGTCCACATTGTGTGTCTTGATGGGCAACGCAGCTTCGCCATAGGAAGCTTTGTCCTGCTGTGCAACCCCTGGCTTCAGT ATGATGCCGTGTACATCCCTTTTGAAGACCAGAGAAATGAGTACGTTAAAAATGACTTTGGAATTTTGTACATGGGCACTCCTCACAATGTCATATCAAGACCATGGTCATTTGGCCAG TATGAACAGGGGATACTGGAGATTTGCCTTAACATCCTCCAGGTCAGCCCACAGCACAGCAAAGACAAGCAGGGAGATTACCTCCTCCGTGCAGACCCTGTCTACATCAGCAGAGTTGTGTGTGCCATG GTCAATTGTGAAGATGATCGAGGTGTCTTGAAGGGGAACTGGTCAGGAAACTTTAAATATGGATTTAACCCGACGCAATGGACGGGCAGCGCAGACATCTTAAAGCTCTGGGGCCGATCCAATTTCAGCCCTGTACGGTACGGCCAGTGCTGGGTCTTTGCCTCAGTCATGTGTACAG TTATGAGAGTTTTGGGGATCCCATCAAGAGTTGTCACAATCTTTAACTCCGCCCATGACACCAATGGAAACCTGGTCATCGAGGAATATTACACCAATACCGGGGAAAAAATCAGCATGTCCAAGGACAGCATATG GAACTTCCATGTGTGGGTTGAATGCTGGATGTCACGACCAGACCTGGGCCCGGGGTTTGATGGGTGGCAGGTATTGGATCCAACTCCCCAGGAGAAAAGTGGAG GAATATTCTGCTGTGGTCCGTGTCCAGTGAAAGGCATCAGAAAGAAACGTTATGACGCCTTGTACGACGCTCCATTCATATATGCGTCGGTCAATGCGGACGTTGTCACGGTGATAGTGAGGGATGGGCTAGTGTTGGGGAGGAGCGTGGACACACAGAGGGTCGGATCTCACATCCTCACTAAGAACGTGGGCTCTGATGGACCCCAGAGCCTCACCTGTGCTTACAAGTGTAATGAAA GTACCCATGCAACATGTGAAAGAG CAACAGTTCAGAGTTTGGAGGTTTCCCTGAAGATTGAGAAAGTGCCAACGATGGGGGAGAACATTTGCTTGTTCATCACAGTCACAAACAGGGCGAACGTCCCCAAGGTTCTGAAAGAACATGTCAATGCTCAAACCAAAGAATACAACGGTAGCCCACAAGGCACGTTTTGGGAGGCAAATAAGCAGCTTCATATTGCACCATGTGCAG TTCTGTCAGTTCATCACCAGATCCCATACTCTGAGTATGAGAACATGCTTGTTGGGGAGGGCTTGCTGAATGTGGCGGTGGTCATAAAGGATGAACGGACCAAAGAGCGAGTCCTAGCGTCAGAAGAGTTCAACATCACCGCCCCACAGATCTCTATAGAG GTCATTGGAGGGGATAACATTCAGCAAAAGAAGGAGCACAGTGCCCTGGTTTCTTTCACTAATGGTTTCACTATGCCCTTGAGCAGTGCTGTGCTGACAGTGGAAGGCTCAGGCTTGATGGAGGGCAAAGACCAGACAAA GGTGTACCTCCTGCAGCCAGGACAGACCATTGAGAAAAAGGTTTCTTTCACCCCCACCACAACCGGCACCAAACTGTTGCAGGCAAGCCTGGCTTACAACAACAGTCCCACAGCCATCAGAAGCTTCCAGAAAGTCTCTGTTTTTGCATAA
- the e2f1 gene encoding transcription factor E2F1, with protein sequence MSETLLSGQTSEDLLVDFESLLNAGSIGLSEDHQIVIISTPSNVGFNSAVPSNTGEILLFATPQGPADVVQDQRRPTLGRPPVKRKLDLDSDHQYVSTSRPPSLGRAPTSTPAPPRVPKLSTEKSRYDTSLNLTTKRFLDLLAQSPDGVVDLNWASQVLEVQKRRIYDITNVLEGIQLISKKSKNNIQWLGNRIDGASVSRYQDLQKEVSDFTQAEEKLDELITKCNLQLRLLTEDTQNKKLGYVMCQDLRKSFDSPDQLVMVIRAPPETQMQVSEPSEGYQVSLKSTQGPIDVFLCPEDSSGVCSPVTGISPSKATDQTMPQHAEQPQCSTTQEITSTAVSQQNSSPLPLCREAEAFLEGDPFPNLGVLPDFDLSPLPSSDFLGGECFGNPLDGFINLSPPQSQDYHFGLEEHEGISELFDCDFGDLTPLEF encoded by the exons ATGTCAGAGACGCTCCTGTCAGGTCAGACGTCAGAGGATCTATTGGTAGACTTTGAGTCTCTTCTGAATGCTGGGAGTATTGGCCTCTCAGAGGACCACCAAATAGTCATTATCTCCACTCCCAGCAATGTGGGCTTCAACTCTGCAGTCCCCAGCAACACTGGAGAGATTCTTCTGTTCGCCACCCCCCAAGGCCCTGCAGATGTGGTCCAGGACCAGCGACGGCCAACTTTGGGACGACCACCG GTGAAGAGGAAGCTGGACTTGGACAGTGATCACCAATATGTGAGCACCTCTCGCCCCCCTTCTCTTGGGAGAGCCCCAACATCCACACCAGCACCTCCTAGAG TTCCAAAGCTTTCGACAGAGAAGTCTCGCTATGACACATCTCTGAACCTGACCACCAAGCGCTTCTTGGACCTTCTAGCCCAGTCTCCCGATGGGGTGGTGGACCTCAACTGGGCCTCGCAGGTCCTGGAAGTGCAGAAGAGGCGCATCTATGACATCACCAATGTCCTGGAGGGTATCCAGCTCATCTCCAAGAAATCAAAGAACAACATACAATGGCT GGGGAACCGCATTGATGGAGCGTCTGTTTCCCGTTACCAGGACCTACAGAAAGAGGTCTCTGACTTCACACAGGCGGAGGAGAAACTGGATGAGCTCATTACCAAGTGTAACCTTCAGCTGAGACTCCTCACTGAGGATACCCAGAACAAGAA GCTGGGTTATGTGATGTGCCAGGATCTGCGGAAGTCTTTTGACTCTCCTGACCAGCTGGTGATGGTAATCAGAGCCCCTCCAGAGACCCAGATGCAAGTCTCAGAGCCCAGTGAG GGCTATCAGGTCTCCCTGAAGAGCACTCAGGGTCCCATCGACGTCTTCCTGTGTCCAGAGGACAGTTCTGGTGTCTGCAGCCCAGTGACAGGCATCAGCCCCTCTAAAGCCACAGACCAGACAATGCCCCAGCATGCAGAACAACCACAGTGCAGCACCACACAGGAAATTACATCAACAGCTGTGTCCCAACAGAACTCCTCCCCTCTGCCATTATGTCGTGAAGCGG AAGCATTCCTGGAAGGCGACCCGTTCCCCAACCTGGGAGTGCTGCCGGACTTTGACCTTTCACCCCTGCCGTCCTCTGACTTCCTCGGTGGGGAGTGCTTTGGGAACCCACTGGATGGCTTCATCAACCTGTCCCCTCCACAGAGCCAGGACTACCACTTTGGTCTAGAGGAGCACGAGGGCATCAGCGAACTGTTTGACTGTGACTTTGGGGACCTGACCCCACTGGAGTTTTGA